Within Micromonospora narathiwatensis, the genomic segment ACACCCCGACCGAGTCGGCCCGGCAGAGCATGGCGTAGACGTCGGGGTCGTCCAGGGTCATGTCGCCCAGGTCGAGCGTGGACCCGATCATGTCGTAGCCGTAGTGCAGCGCGGAGAGCATGCCGAGGCCGAGCAGGTCGAACTTGACCAGCCCGACGGCGGCGCAGTCGTCCTTGTCCCACTGCAGGACGCTGCGGCCCGGCATCCGCCCCCACTCGACCGGGCAGACCTCGATCACCGGCCGGTCGCAGATCACCATGCCGCCGGAGTGGATGCCCAGGTGCCGGGGGAAGGTCTGGACCTGGTTGGCGTACTCGACGACCTGCTCGGGGATGTCCGCCACGTCCACCGCCGCGACCGAGCCCCAGCGGTCGATCTGCTTGCTCCAGGCGTCCTGCTGCCCGGGCGAGAAGCCGAACGCCTTCGCCACGTCCCGCACCGCCGACCGGGGCCGGTACGAGATGACGTTGGCGACCTGGGCGGTGTGCTCCCGGCCGTACCGGGCGTAGACGTGCTGGATCACCTCCTCCCGGCGGTCGGACTCGATGTCCACGTCGATGTCGGGCGGGCCGTCGCGTTCCGGGGCCAGGAACCGCTCGAAGACCAGCTGGTGCCGGACCGCGTCGACGTTGGTGATCCGCAGCGCGTAACAGACCGCCGAGTTGGCCGCCGAGCCCCGGCCCTGGCAGTAGATGTCCTGCTCCCGGCAGAACGTGACGATGTCGTAGACCACCAGGAAGTAGCCGGGGAAGCCGAGATCGGAGATCATCCGCAGCTCGTGCTCCAGCTGCGCGTACGCCTCCGGGTGCGCCTCGGGCGGGCCGTAGCGTTCCCGGGCGCCGTCCATGGTCAGCTCGCGCAGCCAGCTCATCTCGGTGTGCCCGGGCGGCACCGGGTACGCCGGCAGCCTCGGCGCGACCAGTTGCAGGTCGAAGGCGAGTTCCGCGCCGAACTCGGCGGCCCGGGCCACCGCGCCCGGGTACGCGGCGAACCGCGCCGCCATCTCCGCGCCGCTGCGCAGGTGGGCGGTGCCGGCGGCGGGCAGCCAGCCGTCGATCTCGTCCAGGCTGCGCCGGGCACGGACCGCGGCCAGGGTGGTGGCCAGCCGACGCCGCCCCGGGGTGGCGTAGTGCACGTTGTTCGTGGCGACCGTGGGCAGCCCCGCCGCGGCGGCCAGCTCGGCCAGGGCGTCGTTACGGTCGGCGTCGACCGGGTGGCCGTGGTCGGTCAACTCCACCGCCACCGTGTCGGCGCCGAAGAGCGCGGTGAGCCGGTCCAGCTCCCGGGCGGCGGCGTCGACGCCCTCGGTGAGCAGGGCGCCGGGCACGTGCCCCTTGCGGCAGCCGGTGAGCACCAGCACGTGGTCGCGCAGCTCGGCGGCGACCTCGTCCAGCTCGCCGTAGACCGGGCGGCCCTTCTCGCCGCCGCGCAACTGGGCGCGGGAGATGGTGGCGGCGAGGCGGGCGTACCCCTCGTGGCCGTGGGCGAGGACCAGCAGGTGCGACCCGTGCGGGTCGGGCTCGCCGTTCTGCGGGCCGGGCAGCCCGAGGGAGAGTTCCGCGCCGAAGATGGTCGGCAGGTGCAGCGCGCGGGCCGCCTCGGCGAAGCGCACCACGCCGTAGAAGCCGTCGTGGTCGGTGACGGCGAGCGCGGTGAGGCCCAGCCGGGTGGCCTCCTCGGCCAGTTCCTCGGGGTGGCTGGCGCCGTCGAGGAAGCTGAAGTTGGAGTGGGCGTGCAGCTCCGCGTAGGGCACCGGGTCGTCCGGGCGGGGCAGCTCGGGCGGCTCGTACTGCTCCCGCTTGCGGTTCCACGCCGGGGAGTCGCCGCCGTCGGCGTCCACCGCGAGCGGGTCCACCACGTGCAGGTGCCGCTCGTCCCGGGACCGGCCCCTGCCGGACCGCCCACCGCGGGGCCGGCCGGAGAGCACCTCTTCCAGCTCCGACCAGGACAGATTCGGGTTGTGGAAGCTCACCGGCCCGCCCCTCGCCCGGCCCGCTGCGAGATCTTGGCAGGTTCAGGCCCCTCCAGGGGCCGAAATCTTCCAAGATCCGATGTCGCGCGGGCCCCTGCGCGGTCAGTCATAGATCGCCTCCACCAGCCACTGGCCGGCCTCGACGGCGAGCAGCAGGGCGGTCCCGTCGGCGAGGCAGACCTGGAACCGGGCCCGACGCCGGGCCTCGGCCGGCGCCCACCAGCGCTCGTCCACCGGCCACGGGCCGGCCCAGCCGACGATCTCGGTCGGCCGGCCGGTGCCGACGGCCAGCCGCGCGGGCGCGGCGCTCACCGCCAGCCGGGCGCTGACCACGACCGGCTCACCGGCCGCGTCGTGCACGGCGGCGAGGATCGGGGTCGGCAGCACGACGGCCGGCGCGGGCGGCGGCAGCCGCCCCGGCCACGGCGGAGCCGCCGCCCCGCCCGACCGCGCCGCCTCACCCAACCGCGCCACCTCACCCGACCGCGCCGCCTCACCCGACCGCGCCGCCTCGTCCGTTGGGCCGGTGGGCAGTGGCGGTGGGCCGGGGCGGGCGGGCAGTCGCTCGTCGCCCCACGGGACCAGGCGTACCTGGTCGGCCGGGGACCGTCCGCCGCCGAGCACGGCGGTGACCACCGCCTCGGGGCCGAGGATGCCCTGCACCCGGCTCAGCGCGCGGTGCGCCCGCTCCCGCTCCTCACCGGTCTCCCCCCACAGCCCCGGTTGCAGGCCGGCCTGGGCGAGCACCCCGTCCGGCACCAGCCGCAGCCGGATGATCCCGGCGGTGGGGCGGGCCTGGCGGGCGCCGCCCCGGCGGGTGCTGCCGGAGAGCCAGCCGTCCAACTGCCAGCGGACCCGGTCGGCGATGGCCGCGGCGGTGAGCAGGCCGTCGTGCCGCCAGACCCGGTGCAGCTCCTGGCCGTGCGCGGTGACCGCCTCGATGCCGAGCCGGGTGCAGGCCAGCCCGTACGCGGCGAGCCGCTCGTGCAGCTGCTCGGCCAGCGTCCGGGCGGCGAACGCCGCGGCGTCGACCCGGTCGACCGGCTCGTCGTACCCGGCGGTGACCGTCAGGTCGGCCGGCGGCTGCCGGACCGCGAGCGGCCGATGGTCCCGGCCTGCGGCGAGCCGGTGGGCCAGCGCCCCGTCGAAGCCGAACCGGGCCAGCACGTCGCCGGCGGGCAGCGCGGCGAAGTCGCCGAGGGTACGCACCCCGAGCCGGCGCAGCAGGTCGGTCAGGGCGGGCCGGCCGAGCGCCTCGACGGGCCGGGCGGCCAGGAACTCCGGGGTCCCGCCGGGCGGCACGATCCGCCCGTCCCGCGCGGCCAGCCCGGCGGCGAAGACCCCGTCGGCGATGCCGACCTGGCTCTCCACCGCGCAGCTCTGGGCGACGTGCTCGACGATCCGCTCGGCCGCCGCCTCCTCCCCAC encodes:
- a CDS encoding DNA polymerase Y family protein, with protein sequence MSGTPVRTLLLWCPDWPVLAAEIVDGVPATGPVAVLHANRVIACSERARAEGVRRGLRKREAQGRCPQLTVVDHDPGRDARAFEPVVAAVEEVAVGVEVIRPGACALAARGPSRYLGGEEAAAERIVEHVAQSCAVESQVGIADGVFAAGLAARDGRIVPPGGTPEFLAARPVEALGRPALTDLLRRLGVRTLGDFAALPAGDVLARFGFDGALAHRLAAGRDHRPLAVRQPPADLTVTAGYDEPVDRVDAAAFAARTLAEQLHERLAAYGLACTRLGIEAVTAHGQELHRVWRHDGLLTAAAIADRVRWQLDGWLSGSTRRGGARQARPTAGIIRLRLVPDGVLAQAGLQPGLWGETGEERERAHRALSRVQGILGPEAVVTAVLGGGRSPADQVRLVPWGDERLPARPGPPPLPTGPTDEAARSGEAARSGEVARLGEAARSGGAAAPPWPGRLPPPAPAVVLPTPILAAVHDAAGEPVVVSARLAVSAAPARLAVGTGRPTEIVGWAGPWPVDERWWAPAEARRRARFQVCLADGTALLLAVEAGQWLVEAIYD
- a CDS encoding error-prone DNA polymerase, which produces MSFHNPNLSWSELEEVLSGRPRGGRSGRGRSRDERHLHVVDPLAVDADGGDSPAWNRKREQYEPPELPRPDDPVPYAELHAHSNFSFLDGASHPEELAEEATRLGLTALAVTDHDGFYGVVRFAEAARALHLPTIFGAELSLGLPGPQNGEPDPHGSHLLVLAHGHEGYARLAATISRAQLRGGEKGRPVYGELDEVAAELRDHVLVLTGCRKGHVPGALLTEGVDAAARELDRLTALFGADTVAVELTDHGHPVDADRNDALAELAAAAGLPTVATNNVHYATPGRRRLATTLAAVRARRSLDEIDGWLPAAGTAHLRSGAEMAARFAAYPGAVARAAEFGAELAFDLQLVAPRLPAYPVPPGHTEMSWLRELTMDGARERYGPPEAHPEAYAQLEHELRMISDLGFPGYFLVVYDIVTFCREQDIYCQGRGSAANSAVCYALRITNVDAVRHQLVFERFLAPERDGPPDIDVDIESDRREEVIQHVYARYGREHTAQVANVISYRPRSAVRDVAKAFGFSPGQQDAWSKQIDRWGSVAAVDVADIPEQVVEYANQVQTFPRHLGIHSGGMVICDRPVIEVCPVEWGRMPGRSVLQWDKDDCAAVGLVKFDLLGLGMLSALHYGYDMIGSTLDLGDMTLDDPDVYAMLCRADSVGVFQVESRAQMATLPRLKPREFYDLVVEVALIRPGPIQGGSVHPYIRRKNGQEPVTFPHPLMRNALEKTLGVPLFQEQLMQLAIDLAGFDAAEADQLRRAMGAKRSVERMAQIADRLYAGMAERGITGELAEDVYRKLTAFASYGFPESHAMSFAYLVYASSWLKRYHPGPFLAALLNAQPMGFYSPQTLVDDARRHGVEVRRPDINASGAKAVLESTPETRWGSQPGEPPHAWGLGGPAVRLGLGSVRTLGDDVAERIEAERTAHGPYRDMPDLARRVGLTAAQLEALATADAFACFGLTRRQALWAAGAAAQDRPGRLPGTVTGATPPTLPGMEAVDRLVADVWATGLSPESHPARFIRDRLDALGAVPIARLGGVDPGRRIRVGGIVTHRQRPATAGGVTFLNLEDETGMLNVTCSPGLWQRYRRIARTSAALVVRGRLQRHEGVTSLTADRLDAIEPPVTPASRDFR